The following nucleotide sequence is from Oncorhynchus gorbuscha isolate QuinsamMale2020 ecotype Even-year unplaced genomic scaffold, OgorEven_v1.0 Un_scaffold_126:::fragment_2:::debris, whole genome shotgun sequence.
TTCATGGTGAGGGCAGAGACAGACTGGCCCTATAGTGACTATAGTCTAGTGACCCTTCCAGGCTTCATGGTGAGGGCAGTCCATAATAACACTCTGTGATGAAGAGATGGATGGTGTTGAGAAGTGACCCCTGAAACATTCACAGGAGCACAAACATGCCAACTGAAACAGGACTGTAAAATACTTCCAATACTTCCAAAATGTACCCTTTCAACCTCTTTTACTAAATATTCACACATCTGACCTGACTGTAATGGCGGAAGCTATGTGGTGGAACGTCTTCTTCCCATCCAGTAAGGTCAGTGATTACTTTGCGGAAGGGAGGGTGGAAGTAGTGGGTCATGGTCCATGTCATATCTCAGAGCCAGAGGTGAGAGGGGGGTTTAAGGCAGGTGAGGTGTGTTTCTATTCCTTCTGGCTCTACATACACAGTAGAGGACTGTTCGTTCACACACCACAAACATGGCAGGACATGGTAGGACATGGTAGGACATGGTAGGACATAGAACAAATCAGGACCCATAGACCTTTTCTCATATTTACTAAAGCAGATATTGTCTTCTGATTTCCATTTCAATAGAAAAATCTTTGCGATGTTCACGTGGGGACTGTGGACTTCGACTATTGGGCTTCAGTTCAGTTtaccaggggagagagagtgagagagagaaaccaggggagagagagtgagagagataaaccaggggagagagagtgagagagagaaaccaggggagagagagtgagagagagaaaccaggggagagagagtgagagagagaaaccaggggagagagagaaagagagagaaaccaggggagagagagaaagagagagaaaccagcAGAAAGGAATGTGTCTGAATCTCTCTTCATTCTCAATACAATAAACTGCAAAGGCTTGTTTGGCAAATCTATAGGAAATACTGGTCAGAATAAATACACTGTCGGTTCCTCCTACAGGTCAAAACAGGAGTGTGTCACACCCACTTAATATAAGCAGGATGCAGatctgacagacacacacgcacgcacgcacgcacgcacgcacacacacacacacacacacacacacacacacacacacacacacacacacacacacacacacacacacacacacacacacacacacacacacacacacacacacacacacacacacacacacacacacacacacagtgtagtcaGCAGGAAACAtgtcacaataataataaatGTATGTCATCATCCCCAGGGTGCAACATACTGGATGTTGCAGGTAGAAATGGCACAAATAGAGTTGACATGATTCCTCACTCTACATTTCAGAGAGGCATGTCTGTTCTACATCATATTTTTTTATCTGGGTGTTCGGCAATGTGGCCCATGAGTTACCTGAAGTTCTCCCTCAACAGGTAGCCCCTCGTCCAGACAGTGACCGAGGGTTGAGAGGGACATTTTAGTCCCAGAGTTTGGTTTGGGAATCCTGCACTCATTCCTGAAACTGGTTGAGTGAGCACTGTAGAGGTTTGGGCAGTCATTCATTAAATGACTGACTCCACTTGATAAGGTGTAGTATGATAtactacagtacccataatgctctgtgTCCCGTCTCATTATCAATACATGAGGGTCTGAAATCTGAATATTTTTTTCTCCATTGTTGTGGTTTTCTCCCTGGACCTTAAGAACAGTTTGTCCGGTAAATTCACTTTACCGACGTGTAGTCTGTTAGACCAGTCTATTCCAACTGTGTTGTCACACCACTCCGTTCGAACTGAATCGCCATGACAATGCGCTACACCAGTTCATCCAGTAGTGTGCCCAGGCTGTGGTGATGTTCAGGTGGTCCAGTGATGGGCTTGTtacacatgggacacacacagcGCACCTCCAGCCACTTCACCAGGCAACTGCAGGGGCAAACAACAATTCAGTGacacatatatatacagacacacacacatatgcacgtacagatacacatgcacacacagacacacacatctgaCACATCAATTCCATCTGCTTGGTGTGAGGTGAGGTGACACTTGCCTCCGGTGAAAGGCATGTTGGCATGGCAACACTCCTAGCTCATCTTTCACTCTGAAGTCCTCCAAGCACACTGCACATGTCTGCTGTgatggagagaagtagagggagagcagtggagagagaaagagagagaaaccaggggggagagcgcgagagagagaaaccagtggagagagaaaagagagagaaaccagggagagagagcgagagagaaaccaGGGGAAAGATAGCAAGAGAGAAACCAGGGgaaagatagcgagagagagaaaccaggggagagagagaaaccaggggagagagaaaagagagagaaaccaggggagagagagcgagagagagaaaccatgggggagagagaaagagagagaaaccaggggagagagagcgagagagagaaaccaggggaga
It contains:
- the LOC124016946 gene encoding RING finger protein 122-like; the protein is MSAVAFQDLPLNIYMVIFGTGVFVFVLSLIFCCYFISKLRHQARRERFGYKAVVFKGDTRKLNLHGQTCAVCLEDFRVKDELGVLPCQHAFHRSCLVKWLEVRCVCPMCNKPITGPPEHHHSLGTLLDELV